From the Hypomesus transpacificus isolate Combined female chromosome 24, fHypTra1, whole genome shotgun sequence genome, the window GCCACTCCTGCTACAGTGAGGACTCTTATTAACTGGTGACAAAGGGTTTTTGAGCTGTTTGCTAGCTGACATGGTCATAGGGTCGTAGCTACTATTATACAGCTGCTAAACGACGATAGCATGCCATTAGGAGCCCCTCCAGTTTGGGAGCAAATAAAAAGCATGATAAAAATCTTCGCAGGCTCACAACAAAGTTTATCTACGTAGGAAATAAGGTTATGATATATTTGCACCTCGTTGGCTCGTAACAATGTTTTCAAGTGCGTTGGGTTCTCCTTCTCATACCGGTCTCTGTCTTTGTGATTGTCTTTGTGTGGCCTCCTCCGCACAGGTATCTCGATGGCATCAACAATGATTTCCGTCCACACCACGGCCTCTCGCTTCGCCCTCCTCCAGATAGACTCTGATTCGGACTCTGAAAATTCAGAGACTGGCAAGTCTAAAAGCGGGCGTGAATCAGGGAAGTCTCGGACGGGAAAGGGTGGGAAGGCCATCCAGGGAAACgacaagaagaaggagaagagaaagaaaaagaaagagcagCAACAGACCGAGGCTAACGAGGTGACCAACAGTCACTCTTTCAATCTCACTTCAATACTGTCACCCACTCCTGAACACTATTGAATTGTCCGGGTTTCTtccagtgtgtggaggaggctgtgtacACAATACAATAGTGTTGAAAGCCAGACAGGATTAAATTCTCACTTCTGAAAACAGTTAATTTCTCTAAGATGGATGCCTCGTTGTGTTTATCTACTTTAACTCAGTCTTGTCCTCCTACCTGTTGCCTAGTTACGGAGTCTCGCCTTCAAGAAGCTCCCTCAGAAGTCCACCGCCCAGCCCCCCGCCCTGTCGCTGCAGACGGTAGCCAATGAGCTGCTAAACCCGTTGTCAGGTGACCAGGCCACGCCCCCCGAAAGTTGGCAGAAGTGGAAGCAGCGGGACGATCAGGTGCAGTGACCAATCAGTGAACAGCTGCAAACACTGAGACGCAACACGTATAGACATAAAGAGTGAATATGGAAAGTGAGTTGACACAGTGTGTGTTCCTTCCCCATGTCTCTCCTGCTGACTTCCTGttccgccctctctccctcccctgcagTTGACCAGTGAGCTGTACGAGGCAGACTTAGAGAAGGCCCTTATTCTCAGTAAACTGGAGTTTGAGCAATGCAAGGTACTGACACAGTCACAAAGCGTAGCCTTGAATAAACCCCAAAGAGTTTCTTTCACATCCAAGAGGAACcacgttctgtgtgtgtgtgtcatctcctcTCAGGACGACGGTACAGACACAGCCTCTCCCAAGgccagaggagcaggaggaggagcagcagcaggaggaggagcagcaggaggaggagcagcaggaggagggaagaaggagaaaaagaagaaccAGCAGGGGAAAGACAAGAAGATGACGGTCTCTCTGAAGGACTTCCAGGCAGAGGGGAACCtaggtgagggaaggagagaggctggtcCAGAATGTtgctcacgtgtgtgtgcgcgcgtttgaccgcgcgtgtgcgtgtgtgtgactgcatgtgtgtgtgtgtgtgtgtgtgtgtgtgagtacgtaTGTGTGAGTTTGTTTAATAACACCCTTGTTTTCCTCCCAACAGAACAGCTGAATAAAAAGCAGGAAAAAGAGGTGAGTAGAAAAACCGACCTTGGACAGGTTGCTACAGAAGCGCTTGTTGTGTCTGGCCACTCCAAC encodes:
- the gkap1 gene encoding G kinase-anchoring protein 1 translates to MASTMISVHTTASRFALLQIDSDSDSENSETGKSKSGRESGKSRTGKGGKAIQGNDKKKEKRKKKKEQQQTEANELRSLAFKKLPQKSTAQPPALSLQTVANELLNPLSGDQATPPESWQKWKQRDDQLTSELYEADLEKALILSKLEFEQCKDDGTDTASPKARGAGGGAAAGGGAAGGGAAGGGKKEKKKNQQGKDKKMTVSLKDFQAEGNLEQLNKKQEKEELKPANPAPPEDRFFNKLEDDVIKIVQQEKRREQFTSGGQEVTTSTEHEPDPRAEQLKYNLEKKDQEIEKLKKIISQWEVKYKEVKARNSQLLKMLQQGEMKDKAEILLQVEELLNIKEELSSQVTSLHASLEQEKSKVKGLQSEQPKHQGNRKGKKGLESDL